A single window of Paenibacillus sp. FSL H8-0537 DNA harbors:
- a CDS encoding 2-isopropylmalate synthase — protein MRKIYIFDTTLRDGEQSPGVNLNTKEKVEIALQLEKLGVDRIEAGFPAASPGDLAAVNAVATAIKNATIIGLSRSREQDIDAVREALKGAQDPCIHLFLATSPIHRKHKLRMEKEQVLETAECAIRYAKKYFDKVEFSPEDAGRTELDFLCEVTDMAIRAGATVVNIPDTVGYLNPQEFGNIFKTLKQNVPNIETIQLSAHCHDDLGMATANALSAILNGADQVEGTINGIGERAGNTAIEEIALALATRADYFGATTTLNLKEIAKTSRLVSKLTGMVVPGNKAIVGANAFAHESGIHQDGMLKEKTTYEIISPDTIGLRESSLVLGKHSGRHAFREKLIDMGYELNEEAVNVAFAKFKDLADRKKNVTDEDIRAFLEEKLIDTPEVFTLETIQVSYGNQSTPSASIIIRQADGSVSEGTAEGNGSVDAIYNAIDKVTAEAVELEDYSIKSVSQGKDALGEVHVVLNQNEVSAQGRGLSTDILEASARAYIDALNRLIEKRKSPGRRDKMSLI, from the coding sequence ATGCGTAAAATTTATATTTTTGACACAACATTGCGTGATGGGGAGCAGTCTCCAGGCGTCAACCTGAACACGAAGGAAAAGGTGGAAATCGCGCTCCAACTGGAAAAGCTGGGCGTTGACCGGATTGAAGCTGGTTTTCCTGCGGCATCGCCCGGTGATTTGGCAGCGGTTAATGCGGTAGCGACAGCTATCAAAAATGCAACGATTATCGGCCTGTCGCGCTCGCGCGAGCAGGATATTGACGCGGTACGTGAAGCGCTTAAAGGCGCGCAGGACCCGTGCATCCATCTATTCCTGGCGACAAGCCCGATTCACCGCAAGCACAAGCTGCGGATGGAGAAGGAGCAAGTGCTGGAAACAGCAGAGTGCGCTATTCGTTATGCGAAGAAATATTTTGATAAAGTCGAATTCTCGCCTGAAGATGCTGGGCGCACAGAGCTTGATTTCCTTTGCGAAGTAACGGATATGGCGATTCGCGCGGGAGCGACAGTCGTTAATATTCCGGATACCGTCGGTTATTTGAATCCACAGGAATTCGGCAACATCTTCAAAACGCTGAAGCAAAACGTTCCGAACATCGAGACGATCCAGCTCAGCGCGCATTGCCATGATGATTTGGGCATGGCAACAGCCAATGCACTGTCTGCTATACTTAATGGCGCCGATCAAGTAGAGGGTACGATTAATGGTATCGGCGAACGCGCCGGAAATACCGCAATCGAGGAAATTGCCCTTGCGCTTGCAACGCGTGCCGATTATTTTGGCGCGACGACGACACTGAACCTGAAAGAAATTGCCAAGACGAGCCGCTTGGTGAGCAAGCTGACGGGCATGGTTGTACCAGGCAACAAAGCGATTGTAGGCGCCAATGCCTTCGCGCATGAGTCCGGCATTCATCAGGACGGCATGCTCAAGGAAAAAACAACGTATGAAATCATCTCGCCTGATACAATCGGCCTAAGAGAGTCCTCGCTCGTACTAGGCAAGCACTCCGGCCGTCACGCATTCCGCGAGAAGCTGATTGATATGGGCTATGAGCTGAATGAAGAAGCGGTGAACGTGGCCTTCGCCAAGTTCAAAGACTTGGCTGACCGCAAAAAGAATGTCACCGACGAAGATATTCGTGCATTTTTAGAAGAAAAGCTCATTGATACGCCGGAAGTATTTACGCTTGAGACGATTCAAGTGAGCTACGGCAACCAATCGACGCCTAGCGCTTCGATTATTATCCGCCAAGCGGATGGAAGCGTTAGCGAAGGAACAGCGGAAGGCAATGGCTCGGTTGACGCCATTTACAATGCGATCGATAAAGTGACTGCGGAAGCTGTGGAGCTTGAGGATTATTCGATCAAATCGGTATCCCAAGGCAAGGATGCGCTTGGCGAAGTGCATGTTGTACTGAATCAAAACGAAGTATCTGCGCAGGGCCGCGGCCTTAGCACCGATATTTTGGAAGCGAGTGCACGTGCCTACATCGACGCGCTCAACCGACTCATTGAGAAACGCAAATCGCCAGGTCGTCGCGATAAAATGAGCTTGATTTAG
- the rplT gene encoding 50S ribosomal protein L20, producing MARVKGGFVRTRRRKRILKLAKGYFGSKHRLFKTAKEQVGKSLMYAYRDRRNKKRDIRRLWIVRINAAARINGLSYSKFMYGLKLAGVEVNRKILADLAVNDLASFNSLAGVAKQKINA from the coding sequence ATGGCAAGAGTTAAAGGCGGATTTGTCCGCACTCGTCGTCGCAAAAGAATTTTGAAACTGGCAAAAGGTTATTTCGGCTCGAAGCATCGCCTGTTTAAAACAGCGAAGGAGCAAGTAGGCAAGTCCTTGATGTATGCTTACCGCGACCGTCGCAACAAAAAACGTGACATCCGCAGACTGTGGATCGTTCGTATCAATGCAGCAGCTCGTATTAACGGACTGTCATACAGCAAATTCATGTACGGTTTGAAGCTTGCTGGCGTTGAAGTAAACCGCAAAATCCTTGCTGACCTGGCTGTTAACGATCTCGCTTCGTTCAACTCCCTTGCTGGCGTGGCTAAACAAAAAATCAACGCTTAG
- a CDS encoding glycosyltransferase family 1 protein, producing the protein MRLALFTDTYEPERNGVARSLGRWKAFLQRRGVECLVLAPERSIFDSKAAMQASSVERFASLPFFLYPECRLALPNPLHLRHALHEFSPTLIHVATPFNLGLCGIHYARRHQIPLIASYHTNFDQYLPFYNLQWMVKMLSRYMEWFHHDCKKIFVPSTSTLQDLTRKGWDAERLSVWSRGIDTSLFHPRVNREQLLAQHDINNECFVVFYAGRLAPEKDVETAIEAFSSFQKQTNAQVKLVLAGDGPSSEALQQQCARSGVAATFLGFQTSEELQRWYAAADLFLFPSATETFGNVVLEAMACGTPVLCANKGGVLDSVSHGLNGMLCEAGSPASFAAALALLHVDEERRRNLGISARLFSLRKSWDTIFDGLLAECEWQSAQGSSPVSHIMR; encoded by the coding sequence ATGAGACTCGCGCTTTTTACCGATACCTATGAGCCGGAACGAAATGGCGTTGCCCGTTCGCTTGGCCGCTGGAAAGCCTTTTTGCAGCGCAGAGGGGTAGAGTGCTTGGTGCTGGCACCGGAGCGCTCGATCTTTGACTCCAAGGCGGCTATGCAGGCAAGCTCTGTAGAGCGCTTTGCCAGCCTGCCGTTTTTTCTCTACCCGGAGTGCCGCTTGGCGCTGCCGAATCCGCTGCATCTTCGCCATGCCCTGCATGAATTTAGCCCCACCCTCATCCATGTAGCTACCCCATTCAACCTTGGCTTATGTGGCATTCATTATGCCCGCAGACATCAAATTCCGCTGATCGCATCGTATCACACTAATTTTGATCAATATTTGCCGTTTTATAATTTGCAATGGATGGTAAAGATGTTAAGTAGGTATATGGAATGGTTTCATCACGACTGCAAAAAGATATTTGTGCCTTCCACATCTACGCTGCAGGATTTGACCAGGAAAGGATGGGATGCGGAGCGGCTTTCCGTGTGGAGCCGGGGCATAGACACGAGCTTGTTTCATCCCCGGGTTAACCGGGAGCAGCTGCTGGCGCAGCATGACATAAACAACGAATGTTTTGTCGTTTTTTATGCAGGAAGGCTTGCGCCGGAGAAAGATGTCGAAACAGCAATTGAGGCTTTCTCCTCATTCCAAAAGCAAACAAATGCACAAGTAAAGCTGGTGCTGGCAGGTGATGGTCCTTCGTCAGAGGCGCTGCAGCAGCAATGTGCAAGAAGCGGCGTAGCTGCAACCTTCCTTGGCTTTCAAACGTCAGAGGAGTTGCAGAGGTGGTACGCCGCTGCTGATCTTTTTCTATTTCCGTCGGCGACGGAAACGTTCGGCAATGTTGTGCTTGAGGCGATGGCATGCGGTACACCTGTCCTTTGTGCGAACAAGGGCGGCGTGCTCGATTCCGTCTCTCATGGACTGAACGGCATGCTGTGCGAGGCGGGAAGTCCGGCAAGCTTTGCTGCTGCACTTGCGCTTCTGCACGTGGATGAGGAGCGCAGAAGAAATTTGGGCATCAGTGCAAGATTGTTCAGTCTCCGAAAGTCTTGGGATACGATTTTTGATGGTCTTCTTGCGGAATGCGAGTGGCAGTCCGCGCAGGGGAGTTCACCAGTCAGCCACATTATGAGATAA
- the ilvN gene encoding acetolactate synthase small subunit, with the protein MIKHTIAVIVNDQPGVLQRVSGLFGRRGFNIESITVGTSEEVGLSRMVIVTSGDEQTLEQITKQLYKLIDVIKVIHLSSNPIVARELALIKVSAEPATRPEIFGVVETFRAAVVDIGTHSVMVQVVGDTEKIDAMVELLKPYGIRELSRTGVTALNRGNSR; encoded by the coding sequence ATGATTAAACATACAATCGCAGTAATCGTTAACGACCAGCCTGGCGTTTTGCAGCGTGTGTCCGGTTTGTTCGGCCGCCGCGGCTTCAATATTGAGAGCATCACAGTGGGTACGAGCGAAGAGGTTGGCCTGTCCCGCATGGTCATCGTCACATCTGGCGATGAGCAGACGCTTGAGCAAATTACGAAGCAGCTTTATAAGCTTATTGATGTTATCAAAGTCATTCATCTTAGCTCTAACCCTATTGTTGCCCGCGAGCTGGCGCTTATTAAGGTAAGCGCTGAGCCTGCGACGCGTCCGGAAATTTTCGGAGTAGTCGAAACATTCCGCGCAGCAGTTGTGGATATTGGCACTCATTCCGTTATGGTACAGGTTGTTGGCGATACCGAGAAGATTGATGCAATGGTTGAATTATTGAAGCCTTACGGTATTCGCGAGCTGTCCCGCACCGGTGTAACGGCACTGAACCGCGGCAACAGCCGCTAG
- the infC gene encoding translation initiation factor IF-3 produces MRVQLSLYPFYYASILFWRWHVISREHQINDEIRAREVRLVGAEGEQIGIKPIRDALQMAIDLSLDLVNVAPTAKPPVCRIMDYGKFRYEQQKKEKEARKNQKIVDLKEVWFRANIDEHDYQTKYRNVVKFLGEGDKVKASVRFRGREIAHASLGQKILDRLAQEVAEICSVERAPKLEGRSMIMILAPKSNT; encoded by the coding sequence ATGCGGGTTCAATTGAGCCTGTATCCCTTTTATTATGCAAGTATACTCTTTTGGAGGTGGCACGTTATTAGCAGAGAACATCAAATCAATGATGAAATCCGGGCCAGAGAAGTACGTTTAGTTGGTGCGGAAGGCGAGCAAATCGGTATTAAACCCATTCGTGATGCCTTGCAAATGGCCATAGACTTAAGCCTGGATCTGGTGAACGTAGCACCGACGGCTAAACCGCCGGTATGCCGGATTATGGATTACGGAAAATTCCGCTATGAGCAGCAAAAGAAAGAAAAAGAAGCTCGGAAAAACCAAAAGATCGTTGATCTTAAGGAAGTTTGGTTCCGTGCAAACATCGATGAGCACGATTATCAAACGAAATATCGCAATGTTGTGAAATTTCTGGGTGAAGGCGATAAAGTTAAAGCTTCTGTCCGGTTCCGTGGTCGTGAAATTGCGCACGCGTCGCTTGGTCAAAAGATCTTGGATCGTCTCGCTCAAGAGGTTGCCGAAATATGCAGCGTAGAACGCGCTCCTAAGCTGGAAGGCCGGAGCATGATTATGATTTTGGCACCAAAAAGCAACACTTAA
- a CDS encoding GNAT family N-acetyltransferase, which produces MIRERNARTDDEEIIRLIKSELMPLSWTTHQHDATVIRELPLRLRRGVTYVAAAGKTAAPYGFIHFETVGDILMFSMLAVHPQHRNRHCGTKLMAAAEAHGLAASCTMGRLFVDQINDKARHFYTKLGYQTIRYYPELRCYEMIKELA; this is translated from the coding sequence ATGATACGAGAGCGCAACGCCCGAACCGATGATGAAGAAATCATCAGACTCATCAAGTCAGAGCTTATGCCATTATCATGGACGACTCATCAACATGACGCCACAGTCATACGCGAGCTGCCTCTGCGCCTTCGCCGCGGCGTAACCTATGTTGCGGCAGCAGGAAAAACAGCTGCGCCCTATGGCTTTATCCATTTTGAAACGGTGGGCGACATTCTGATGTTTTCCATGCTTGCCGTGCACCCCCAGCATCGCAACCGCCATTGCGGCACAAAGCTGATGGCAGCAGCCGAAGCTCATGGCTTGGCAGCTTCCTGTACGATGGGCCGCCTGTTCGTTGATCAAATCAACGATAAGGCCCGCCATTTTTATACGAAGCTCGGATATCAGACCATCCGATATTATCCCGAGCTTCGCTGCTACGAAATGATCAAAGAGCTTGCTTAA
- a CDS encoding phosphatase PAP2 family protein: MKQLLGWLRVREQQLIVWANSRRGHKRLHRWLGKWLSVITHMGGATFTLSSSLLFALIAPSPWNATGWQCFITVVISHLPVFVVKRWFKRLRPYQALEGLTTSHKPLVDSSFPSGHTTAIFAWLIPIVLTSGVLLVITVPIAAIIGVSVGWSRMYLGLHYPSDVIVGAFIGTVTAFAVQYSWVTAM; this comes from the coding sequence ATGAAACAATTGTTAGGATGGCTGAGAGTGCGCGAGCAGCAGCTCATTGTCTGGGCGAATAGCCGACGTGGACATAAGCGCCTGCACCGCTGGCTTGGAAAATGGCTCAGCGTCATTACACATATGGGAGGCGCGACGTTTACCCTGTCCAGTTCTCTGCTATTTGCTTTGATCGCTCCATCACCATGGAACGCAACCGGCTGGCAATGCTTCATAACCGTCGTCATTAGCCACCTCCCCGTTTTTGTAGTCAAACGCTGGTTCAAAAGGCTGCGCCCGTATCAAGCGCTTGAAGGCTTGACCACGAGCCACAAACCGCTTGTCGATTCGTCATTTCCATCCGGGCATACGACAGCGATATTCGCCTGGCTCATCCCAATCGTGCTTACGAGCGGCGTCCTGCTGGTCATTACGGTTCCAATTGCTGCGATTATAGGCGTTTCGGTAGGCTGGTCGAGGATGTACCTGGGGCTGCATTATCCTTCCGACGTTATTGTCGGCGCATTTATAGGCACGGTCACGGCATTCGCCGTACAATACAGCTGGGTTACTGCCATGTAA
- a CDS encoding glycosyltransferase family 2 protein, whose product MFNSIMFVVQILFAMLGLYQLFLTFFGWHRRKEDLSHKPQKSFALLIAAHNEEQVVGALIENLQKMKYPRELYDIFVICDNCTDGTVDVVKSYDGVYACVRENPTQRGKGFAVEWMLKELWQMPRSYDGVAIFDADNLVATDFLQYMNNDLCNGFQVVQGYLDTKNPNDSWVSSANAINYWFCNRLWQLPRTNLGLANFLGGTGMVFDSKLLQEMGWGATSLVEDLEFTVRCIKRGIYPKFNFEAKVFDEKPITFQASARQRLRWMQGHFDVTRKHMLPLLWQGIKDRSWTKIDAALYVFNAYNYLAGFFIAAIIWGDIFLSGGERVTSVYNMLPIWVSIPYMLYIFIQIPLSMYLAKVNWKLYLRIPTFLLFTLSWWPITVHAFFTQNNKKWSHTQHTRVIRLEEVQSKQL is encoded by the coding sequence ATGTTCAATTCAATTATGTTTGTTGTGCAAATTTTATTTGCAATGCTTGGCCTGTATCAATTGTTTCTGACGTTTTTCGGATGGCATCGCAGAAAAGAGGATTTGTCGCATAAGCCGCAAAAGTCTTTCGCTTTGTTGATCGCCGCTCATAACGAAGAGCAAGTAGTTGGAGCCTTAATCGAGAATTTGCAAAAAATGAAATACCCGCGCGAGCTGTACGATATTTTCGTCATCTGCGACAACTGCACGGATGGAACCGTCGACGTTGTAAAAAGCTATGACGGCGTATACGCCTGCGTTAGGGAAAATCCGACCCAACGCGGTAAAGGCTTCGCGGTGGAATGGATGCTTAAAGAACTGTGGCAAATGCCGCGCAGCTATGATGGCGTTGCGATTTTCGATGCTGACAATCTGGTGGCAACGGACTTCCTGCAATATATGAACAATGATCTGTGCAACGGCTTCCAGGTTGTACAAGGTTATCTGGATACGAAAAATCCGAATGATTCTTGGGTCAGCTCGGCTAATGCCATCAACTACTGGTTCTGTAACCGTCTATGGCAGCTGCCGCGTACGAACCTAGGGCTTGCGAACTTTCTCGGCGGTACGGGCATGGTGTTTGATTCCAAGCTGCTGCAGGAAATGGGCTGGGGAGCTACGAGCCTTGTTGAAGATTTGGAATTTACCGTTCGCTGTATTAAGCGCGGCATTTACCCGAAATTCAACTTTGAAGCTAAAGTATTCGACGAGAAGCCGATTACGTTCCAAGCTTCTGCCCGTCAGCGCCTGCGCTGGATGCAAGGCCACTTTGATGTAACGCGCAAGCATATGCTGCCGCTGCTTTGGCAGGGCATCAAGGATCGCAGCTGGACGAAGATTGACGCTGCTTTGTATGTCTTTAATGCTTACAATTATCTCGCGGGCTTCTTTATAGCCGCTATCATTTGGGGCGACATCTTCCTTTCGGGAGGAGAGCGGGTAACATCCGTTTACAATATGCTGCCGATTTGGGTGTCCATCCCGTATATGCTTTACATTTTCATTCAAATTCCGCTTTCTATGTATTTGGCCAAAGTAAACTGGAAGCTGTACCTGCGCATTCCGACGTTCTTGCTTTTCACCCTGTCGTGGTGGCCAATTACGGTTCATGCCTTCTTTACGCAAAACAACAAGAAGTGGAGCCATACGCAGCATACCCGCGTCATCCGGCTTGAGGAAGTGCAGAGCAAGCAGCTTTAA
- the rpmI gene encoding 50S ribosomal protein L35: MPKMKTHSSLKDRFKITGTGKVKRYKAYKNHLLSHKSGRQKRVLAGQPLMAAGDVKRLQQGLNNLK; the protein is encoded by the coding sequence ATGCCTAAAATGAAAACACACAGCAGTCTGAAAGACCGTTTCAAAATTACGGGTACTGGTAAAGTAAAGCGTTATAAAGCTTACAAAAACCACTTGCTTTCCCACAAATCCGGACGCCAGAAGCGCGTTCTTGCTGGTCAACCACTGATGGCTGCTGGCGACGTTAAACGCCTGCAACAAGGTCTTAACAATCTTAAATAA
- the ilvB gene encoding biosynthetic-type acetolactate synthase large subunit, whose product MVTQNATLKSKEELMEKLRQPEVITGSEILLRSLVLEGVDCVFGYPGGAVLYIYDAMHGFSDFNHVLTRHEQGAIHAADGYARASGKVGVCIATSGPGATNLVTGIATAYMDSVPLVVITGNVISSLIGTDAFQEADITGITMPITKHSYLVRDVDDLARIIHEAFHIANTGRKGPVLIDIPKDISANKTLFKPVTDVSIRGYSPTVSPNKLQVDKMIKAITEAERPLILAGGGVIYSGGHEELHEFVKKTDIPITTTLLGLGAFPSGEDLFLGMPGMHGTYTANKSIQKADLLINIGARFDDRVTGKLSGFAPHAKIIHIDIDPAEIGKNVPTDIPIVGDVKTVLQIANLQAKRADKADAWRAELLASKAQYPFRYKDSEDELKPQWVVEMLHETTNGDAIVTTDVGQHQMWAAQFYKFNKPRSWVTSGGLGTMGFGFPSAIGAQMANPDRLVISINGDGGMQMCAQELAICAINKIPVKVVILNNQVLGMVRQWQELIYDNRYSHIDLSGSPDFVKLAEAYGVKGFRATNKEEAKAVWEEALRHPGPAVVEFVVRKEENVYPMVAQGSTIDEMIMGDAE is encoded by the coding sequence ATGGTCACGCAAAATGCAACACTGAAGTCAAAAGAAGAATTAATGGAGAAGCTGAGGCAGCCAGAAGTAATTACGGGTTCTGAAATTTTACTTCGCAGCTTGGTGCTGGAAGGCGTCGATTGCGTATTCGGGTATCCGGGTGGCGCAGTGTTGTACATTTACGATGCGATGCACGGTTTCTCTGATTTCAACCACGTGCTTACCCGCCATGAACAAGGTGCAATTCACGCAGCCGATGGTTATGCTCGCGCAAGCGGCAAGGTAGGGGTTTGTATTGCTACCTCGGGCCCTGGCGCCACCAACCTGGTAACGGGTATTGCTACCGCTTATATGGATTCGGTTCCGTTGGTTGTCATTACTGGTAACGTCATATCGAGCCTGATTGGAACCGACGCGTTCCAGGAAGCTGATATTACAGGCATTACGATGCCGATTACGAAGCACAGCTATCTGGTACGGGATGTAGATGATCTGGCCCGTATTATTCATGAAGCTTTCCATATTGCTAATACAGGACGCAAAGGACCTGTTCTTATTGATATACCGAAAGATATTTCCGCTAACAAGACGCTGTTCAAGCCAGTAACGGATGTCAGCATTCGCGGTTATAGCCCAACTGTATCGCCGAACAAGCTGCAGGTGGACAAAATGATTAAAGCGATCACGGAAGCGGAGCGTCCGCTTATCCTTGCAGGCGGCGGCGTTATTTACTCCGGTGGACATGAAGAGCTGCATGAATTTGTGAAGAAAACCGATATTCCGATTACGACAACGCTGCTTGGCCTAGGGGCGTTCCCAAGTGGAGAAGACTTGTTCCTTGGCATGCCAGGTATGCACGGCACCTATACAGCGAACAAATCGATTCAGAAGGCCGATTTGCTGATTAATATCGGCGCTCGTTTTGATGACCGAGTAACGGGCAAGCTGTCTGGGTTTGCGCCGCATGCGAAGATCATTCATATCGATATCGACCCTGCCGAAATCGGCAAAAACGTGCCAACGGATATTCCGATTGTAGGCGACGTGAAGACAGTGCTGCAAATCGCTAATTTGCAGGCCAAGCGTGCTGACAAAGCGGATGCATGGCGCGCTGAGCTGCTGGCTTCGAAAGCACAATATCCGTTTAGATACAAGGATTCGGAAGATGAGCTGAAGCCGCAATGGGTCGTGGAAATGCTGCACGAGACGACGAACGGCGATGCTATTGTAACAACGGACGTTGGCCAGCATCAAATGTGGGCAGCACAGTTTTACAAGTTCAACAAGCCGCGTTCATGGGTAACCTCCGGCGGCCTTGGAACAATGGGCTTTGGTTTCCCTTCGGCAATCGGTGCTCAGATGGCGAACCCTGACCGCCTTGTTATTTCAATCAATGGCGATGGCGGCATGCAGATGTGTGCGCAGGAGCTGGCGATTTGTGCAATCAACAAGATCCCGGTCAAGGTTGTTATTTTGAACAATCAGGTGCTGGGAATGGTGCGCCAGTGGCAGGAGCTGATTTACGATAATCGCTACAGCCACATTGACCTTTCGGGCAGCCCGGACTTTGTGAAGCTGGCGGAAGCGTATGGTGTGAAAGGCTTCCGCGCGACAAACAAGGAAGAAGCAAAAGCAGTATGGGAAGAGGCACTGCGTCACCCTGGTCCTGCAGTTGTGGAGTTTGTCGTTCGCAAAGAAGAAAATGTATACCCGATGGTCGCACAAGGTAGCACGATCGACGAAATGATCATGGGGGATGCGGAATGA
- the trmB gene encoding tRNA (guanosine(46)-N7)-methyltransferase TrmB, which yields MRLRGRKGIRESLEAQPELVILDAAPLKGKWRDFFGNDNPIYVELGMGKGRFISHMSARNPHINFIGVDMYDELIRRAGEKAHAIWAEQGVSHPPNLALLRANIEQIETMFEPGELERIHLNFSDPWPKAKHARRRLTHPRFLAKYGQLLNERGEIHFKTDSMSLFEFSLNSFTEMELQLRNISLHLHKDEPREELVFTEYEMKFMDKGQPIYRLEAVIGSAALAKFRENKLANAQREAEQSEEDTETED from the coding sequence ATGCGATTAAGAGGAAGAAAAGGAATTCGTGAAAGCCTGGAGGCACAGCCGGAGCTTGTTATTCTGGATGCCGCCCCGCTTAAAGGGAAATGGCGCGATTTTTTCGGCAATGATAACCCGATTTATGTGGAGCTTGGCATGGGCAAGGGCCGTTTTATCAGCCATATGAGCGCGCGCAACCCGCATATTAATTTTATTGGCGTAGATATGTATGACGAGCTGATTCGCCGCGCAGGCGAGAAGGCGCATGCGATTTGGGCTGAGCAGGGCGTTAGCCATCCGCCTAATTTGGCGCTGCTGCGTGCGAATATCGAGCAAATCGAGACGATGTTTGAGCCGGGCGAGCTTGAGCGCATTCATCTGAATTTCAGCGATCCTTGGCCGAAAGCTAAGCATGCCCGTCGCAGGCTGACACATCCGCGTTTTCTGGCGAAATATGGCCAGCTGCTGAATGAGCGGGGAGAGATTCATTTTAAGACCGATTCGATGTCGCTGTTTGAGTTCTCGCTTAACAGCTTTACGGAGATGGAGCTTCAGCTTCGGAACATTTCACTGCATTTGCACAAGGATGAGCCGCGTGAGGAGCTTGTATTTACCGAATATGAGATGAAATTTATGGATAAGGGCCAGCCGATCTACCGTCTGGAAGCTGTAATTGGCTCAGCGGCGCTGGCGAAATTTCGCGAAAATAAGCTGGCGAATGCCCAGCGTGAAGCGGAGCAAAGCGAAGAGGATACAGAAACAGAAGACTAG
- the ilvC gene encoding ketol-acid reductoisomerase — protein sequence MAVTMYYEKDADQSVLQGKTIAVIGYGSQGHAQAQNLRDSGLKVIIGLRPGKSADAAKKDGFEVLTVAEATKVADVVQILLPDETQAQVYSEEIAPNLKKGAALMFSHGFNIHFGQIKPSKDTDVFLVAPKSPGHMVRRTYEEGFGVPGLIAIEQDASGNAKAIGLAYAKGIGCTRAGVIETTFKEETETDLFGEQAVLCGGASALVQAGFETLVEAGYAPEMAYFECLHELKLIVDMMYEGGISSMRDSISNTAEYGDYVTGPRIVTAETKKEMKRVLEDIQSGRFARDFILENKSGQAMMNATRRNEAAHPIEQTGKQLRELMHWIKK from the coding sequence ATGGCAGTTACAATGTATTATGAAAAAGACGCTGATCAAAGCGTACTTCAAGGTAAAACAATTGCAGTAATCGGTTATGGTAGCCAAGGTCACGCACAAGCGCAAAACCTTCGCGATAGCGGACTTAAAGTTATCATCGGTCTGCGCCCAGGTAAATCCGCTGACGCAGCAAAAAAAGACGGTTTCGAAGTATTGACCGTTGCTGAAGCAACTAAAGTAGCAGACGTTGTTCAAATCCTGCTGCCTGATGAAACACAAGCACAAGTATACAGCGAGGAAATCGCACCGAACCTGAAAAAAGGCGCGGCGCTGATGTTCTCCCACGGCTTCAACATTCACTTCGGCCAAATCAAGCCGAGCAAAGATACAGACGTATTCCTGGTTGCTCCTAAATCGCCAGGTCACATGGTTCGCCGTACGTATGAAGAAGGCTTTGGCGTACCAGGCTTGATCGCAATCGAGCAAGATGCTTCCGGCAATGCAAAAGCAATCGGTCTTGCTTATGCTAAAGGTATCGGCTGTACACGTGCAGGCGTTATCGAAACAACTTTCAAAGAAGAAACAGAAACAGATCTTTTCGGTGAGCAAGCTGTTCTTTGCGGCGGCGCATCCGCGCTTGTACAAGCTGGTTTTGAAACGCTTGTTGAAGCTGGCTACGCTCCAGAAATGGCTTACTTCGAGTGCTTGCACGAGCTTAAGCTGATCGTTGACATGATGTATGAAGGCGGCATCTCCTCGATGCGCGATTCCATCTCCAACACAGCTGAATACGGCGACTATGTAACGGGTCCTCGCATTGTAACAGCTGAAACGAAAAAAGAAATGAAGCGCGTATTGGAAGATATCCAATCCGGCCGTTTCGCTCGCGATTTCATCCTGGAAAACAAATCAGGACAAGCAATGATGAACGCTACTCGTCGCAACGAGGCAGCTCATCCAATCGAGCAAACAGGCAAACAGCTTCGTGAGCTTATGCACTGGATCAAGAAGTAA